In one Cercospora beticola chromosome 1, complete sequence genomic region, the following are encoded:
- a CDS encoding uncharacterized protein (antiSMASH:Cluster_5), with protein sequence MSNVMNFLPLLDSSRDSETRTDAEIASKLTTEALREELARRQHHEVPFTWSEELVTPSGAWAFQTEASLSDTAVACASLAATGNRRIGLCAASIKGDSSEESEVQTLKNKVEGVITNLSKIIEAAYRVMRPTLYLDASFDALTEEFGALLTALKEQKRPVQEDVEVPKERPQESLPETEIVVVETEEGVAEMVDTITACLEGTAACEAKEPQLAVDLEGVSLGRDGDISIVQIFLAPKKVCFLVDVFTLGSVAFKTAGRVSRTTTIASLLEDPQVKKLLFDCRTDNEALAHLYGVHMRGVVDVQLMYSATRTETRQRTKLFALSLVATRCANISKDDEANFHSINNWGMAALVLGGKTTQCYMEEQRMNALVLNEEPDMKDAWEDFKVRVDCVKETEGYAMCNERPLSSLAQRYCAQDVALLGRIWRYCRDHEAWNQDWEERVSKETQSRLAMADLPTSTLSSMTRDDWTKAPEGWAEIEQVSRVTGKVIKKGKGKSKAKATKVDSGSW encoded by the coding sequence ATGTCTAACGTCATGAACTTTCTCCCTCTCCTAGACTCGAGCCGCGACTCCGAGACTCGAACCGATGCCGAAATCGCCTCCAAACTGACTACGGAGGCACTCAGAGAAGAGCTCGCTCGCCGACAACACCACGAAGTCCCTTTCACCTGGTCCGAAGAACTCGTCACCCCTTCTGGAGCTTGGGCCTTCCAAACCGAAGCTTCTCTCAGCGACACCGCTGTAGCATGTGCCTCCCTCGCGGCCACCGGTAATCGTCGAATTGGACTCTGCGCCGCCTCGATCAAAGGTGATAGCAGTGAGGAATCCGAAGTGCAGACCTTGAAGAACAAGGTCGAAGGAGTTATCACCAACCTTTCGAAGATTATAGAGGCGGCGTATAGAGTCATGCGTCCCACTCTCTATCTCGATGCCTCATTCGATGCCTTGACAGAGGAATTTGGGGCCCTTTTGACGGCGTTGAAGGAGCAGAAGAGGCCAGTAcaggaggatgttgaggtGCCTAAGGAGAGACCACAGGAGAGTTTGCCAGAGACGGagattgtggttgttgaGACTGAGGAGGGTGTTGCGGAGATGGTTGACACGATCACTGCATGTCTCGAGGGAACGGCAGCATGCGAGGCCAAGGAGCCGCAACTTGCTGTTGATTTGGAGGGTGTGAGTCTGGGGAGAGACGGCGACATCTCCATTGTCCAAATCTTCCTCGCTCCGAAGAAGGTCTGCTTCCTGGTCGACGTTTTTACTCTGGGAAGCGTGGCCTTCAAGACGGCTGGCAGAGTCTCGAGAACCACGACTATCGCATCTCTTCTGGAAGACCCACAGGTCAAGAAACTCCTCTTCGATTGCCGCACCGACAACGAAGCTCTGGCACACCTCTACGGTGTCCATATGCGTGGAGTTGTGGACGTACAACTCATGTACTCCGCAACACGAACCGAAACTCGACAGAGAACGAAGCTGTTCGCTCTCAGCTTGGTGGCGACACGCTGCGCCAACATATCCAAAGACGACGAAGCAAACTTCCATTCGATCAACAACTGGGGAATGGCCGCTCTGGTGTTGGGAGGAAAGACAACCCAGTGTTATatggaagagcagagaaTGAATGCTCTCGTTCTGAATGAAGAGCCTGATATGAAGGACGCTTGGGAGGACTTCAAGGTGAGAGTGGATTGTGTGAAGGAGACGGAGGGGTACGCGATGTGTAATGAGAGGCCACTCAGCTCGCTTGCTCAGAGATACTGCGCACAAGACGTGGCATTGCTGGGGAGGATTTGGAGGTATTGCCGCGACCACGAAGCGTGGAATCAAGACTGGGAGGAGCGAGTGAGCAAGGAGACGCAGAGCAGGCTGGCAATGGCTGACCTTCCCACATCGACGCTCTCTTCTATGACGAGAGACGACTGGACCAAAGCTCCAGAAGGATGGGCTGAAATCGAGCAGGTCAGCCGAGTTACTGGAAAGGTCATAAAGAAGGGGAAAGGAAAGTCTAAGGCAAAGGCGACGAAGGTCGACAGTGGATCCTGGTAA
- a CDS encoding uncharacterized protein (antiSMASH:Cluster_5) gives MCDEKVLQRVLEVAKLERLEGARLRGMFVRAEDLRQFLGQSKELRQVVLQEMHVTEGDWKGILHDLTSKRRSNGQADVDCILLDDLFEGGRLMYFAGEEDDEPKCPTLCRTRGKNAFIRRGVEDVQREMQYHFATERMMGSPQAAAWREGRTAVYGPP, from the coding sequence ATGTGCGATGAGAAGGTGCTGCAGCGCGTTCTGGAAGTGGCCAAGCTAGAGCGGTTAGAAGGTGCCAGGTTGAGAGGAATGTTCGTAAGAGCAGAGGATCTGCGGCAGTTCTTGGGGCAGTCGAAGGAGCTGAGGCAGGTCGTTCTGCAGGAGATGCATGTGACCGAGGGAGATTGGAAGGGCATTCTTCACGACCTCACCTCTAAGAGACGCAGCAACGGGCAGGCCGACGTGGATTGTATCCTGCTCGACGATCTGTTCGAGGGAGGAAGACTGATGTATTTTGCgggcgaagaggatgatgagcCCAAGTGTCCGACGCTGTGTCGCACGCGAGGGAAGAATGCTTTCATCCGGAGGGGCGTGGAGGATGTGCAGAGGGAGATGCAGTACCACTTCGCGACAGAGAGAATGATGGGCAGTCCACAGGCAGCTGCGTGGAGGGAGGGCCGAACGGCCGTCTACGGTCCGCCTTGA
- a CDS encoding uncharacterized protein (antiSMASH:Cluster_5) → MRWPVTNTNKPTQPAHQPNKMFATTEMFAEKKGKSGPYYTDCVLQGKKGPYYTDCVLQGKKGPYYTDCTLM, encoded by the exons ATGCGCTGG CCAGtcaccaacaccaacaaaCCAACCCAACCAGCCCACCAACCAAACAAGATGTTCGCCACCACCGAAATGTTCGctgagaagaagggcaagtcCGGCCCATACTACACCGACTGCGTTCTTCAGGGCAAGAAGGGTCCTTACTACACCGATTGCGTTCTGCAGGGCAAGAAGGGCCCTTACTACACCGACTGCACTTTGATGTAA
- a CDS encoding uncharacterized protein (antiSMASH:Cluster_5) translates to MTTPVDERPEPTYVQPSYNMSNPGRNSIERQSLPSYNVNNTAHRGGRANSSDDGTMIGDHEANGNQYQNEKESLDRSNEHLGVHTRQRSGSHLTLDTQYEPGDPLRNIASPSQAREQTTRLDDDLTLLKIERQISRQEEDALSKVKSQGGETYRSKSRTRVEHVDEFDEATNPVHEKTQVYKPVEHPTTKVGKFLKKVHQSNFLIRWFTYMLPVTLILLIPLLLGALVFKDATVGGVYLMWFMIWLEIVWLTLWAGRMLAKCLPWPIGMVSSLFTNNSKKWRDMGKQLELPATLFFWWLAIEISFLPTMKSHQRDHGYDYTASWMNTMNKVLVSFMVGAILNFVEKIIIQLIAISFHLRTYADRIEINKFQIGSLVKLYKFSKEKIEMDDAEFEERTEPASGARTPGQAFNEAKQAAKQGLSKFGDVAGKVAGDFTGKTVTKSTHPHQVVLTLLSSTTGAQVLARRLYRTFAREDIETVVADDLRPAFENDDEATAAFTMFDKDMNGDISMEELEAVCVEIGRERKSITASLKDLDSVVGKLDDVFMFIVCVIVILVLISLISTSAAGVLTSAGSAVLALSWLFSATAQEFLQSVIFVFVKHPFDVGDRVGIYGNTGALLRGDDYFVKEIALLYTEFKKMEGHIVQAPNSYLNTLFILNQRRSGGLAEAVSITIKFGTTLDQIDGLRTKLLEFVKSEKREYQGNILTELRDIVEVHSMNLNVVFFYKSNWQNEGLRLARRNKFICAMMVTMQELGIEGPYMRFPGMRESFPMYLSNIPHVGTTGAGHGGTPDNPYGNPPAGSENNEGGYQDPPFVAPEGGATGGSQFPPRSRGSIMKTGGTGRPRGESLSHMSKRVDFSLGMKSYAAMGDLSGDVYEDRNSDRPRMEIIQASRERERERSEARASQERAASARGGSTESARTSARDNFVPGGLARRSTDVSLRARSSLHRNRFFGRSSHSAEGAAADEMERGIAMAGIPEEAARNSPTGTNQRLDPRTGIISPAAWRTTTDEDNANGPRHVSVETAPELPHQVSGSGNLGDVPHVNAAAAPDGHRSLAGSRAQTFR, encoded by the coding sequence ATGACGACCCCAGTGGACGAGAGGCCGGAGCCGACATATGTACAACCATCATACAACATGAGCAATCCCGGTCGAAATAGTATCGAACGACAATCATTACCTTCATACAACGTCAACAACACTGCACATCGAGGAGGTCGCGCCAATAGCTCGGACGATGGGACCATGATTGGAGACCATGAGGCAAATGGGAATCAATATCAAAACGAAAAAGAGAGTCTGGACCGCAGCAATGAGCATCTTGGAGTTCACACCAGACAACGAAGTGGCAGCCATCTCACCCTGGACACCCAATACGAGCCCGGAGATCCCCTTCGGAACATTGCCTCACCCTCGCAAGCTCGAGAACAGACAACTAGACTGGATGATGATCTTACGCTTCTCAAAATCGAACGTCAAATTTCGCGTCAAGAAGAGGATGCTCTTTCCAAAGTCAAGAGCCAAGGAGGAGAGACTTATCGAAGCAAATCGCGAACGCGTGTAGAACACGTCGATGAGTTTGATGAGGCGACGAATCCAGTACATGAGAAGACCCAGGTCTACAAGCCGGTCGAACATCCGACCACGAAAGTCGGCAAGTTTTTGAAAAAAGTACATCAGTCCAACTTTTTGATCCGCTGGTTCACATACATGCTGCCAGTGACGCTGATTTTACTGATACCATTGCTGCTTGGCGCGCTGGTGTTCAAGGATGCCACCGTGGGCGGTGTATACCTGATGTGGTTCATGATCTGGCTCGAGATTGTCTGGCTCACTCTTTGGGCGGGCAGAATGCTGGCGAAGTGTCTACCCTGGCCCATCGGCATGGTATCCAGCTTGTTTACCAACAACAGCAAAAAGTGGCGAGATATGGgcaagcagctcgagcttCCGGCAACACTATTTTTCTGGTGGCTGGCCATCGAAATCTCCTTCTTGCCGACCATGAAGAGCCACCAACGGGACCATGGCTACGACTATACGGCATCGTGGATGAACACCATGAACAAGGTTCTTGTTAGTTTCATGGTGGGAGCTATTCTCAACTTTGTGGAAAAAATCATTATTCAACTCATTGCCATCAGCTTCCACCTGAGGACGTATGCTGACCGCATCGAAATCAACAAATTTCAGATCGGCTCGCTAGTAAAGCTCTACAAGTTCTCCAAGGAAAAGATTGAGATGGATGACGCTGAATTCGAAGAACGAACGGAGCCCGCTAGTGGCGCTCGAACTCCTGGCCAGGCCTTCAATGAAGCCAAGCAAGCTGCTAAACAGGGTTTGAGCAAGTTTGGCGACGTGGCTGGCAAGGTCGCAGGCGATTTCACTGGCAAAACTGTTACCAAGAGCACGCATCCACACCAAGTCGTTCTGACACTGCTTAGCTCAACAACTGGCGCTCAAGTGCTCGCTCGTCGTCTTTACCGCACCTTCGCTCGCGAAGACATTGAGACTGTCGTAGCAGATGACCTCCGACCTGCTTTCGAGAACGATGATGAAGCTACTGCTGCCTTCACAATGTTCGACAAGGACATGAATGGCGACATCAGCATGGAAGAGCTTGAGGCTGTTTGCGTCGAAATCGGTCGCGAGCGAAAGAGCATCACTGCGTCCCTCAAGGACTTGGACAGCGTCGTGGGCAAGCTTGACGATGTCTTCATGTTCATTGTCTGCGTCATTGTCATCCTGGTCTTGATTTCCCTCATCTCGACTTCGGCTGCTGGAGTACTCACATCGGCTGGTAGCGCAGTCTTGGCACTTTCATGGCTTTTCAGCGCAACCGCTCAGGAATTTTTGCAATCCGTCATCTTCGTTTTCGTCAAGCATCCTTTCGATGTCGGCGATCGTGTTGGCATCTACGGAAACACAggtgctcttcttcgaggagaCGACTACTTCGTCAAGGAGATCGCATTGCTGTACACCGAGTTCAAGAAAATGGAGGGACACATTGTGCAGGCACCAAACAGCTATCTCAACACCCTTTTCATCCTGAATCAGCGTCGTTCCGGAGGTCTCGCAGAAGCTGTCAGCATTACCATCAAGTTCGGAACCACTCTTGATCAGATCGATGGACTGCGAACCAAGCTCCTCGAATTCGTCAAGTCTGAGAAGCGCGAGTACCAAGGGAACATCCTGACAGAGCTGCGCGACATCGTGGAAGTACATTCGATGAACTTgaacgtcgtcttcttctacAAGTCGAACTGGCAGAACGAAGGATTGCGTCTCGCTCGCCGAAACAAATTTATCTGTGCTATGATGGTTACCATGCAAGAATTGGGCATCGAAGGACCATACATGCGCTTCCCAGGAATGCGCGAGAGCTTCCCAATGTACTTGTCGAACATTCCACATGTTGGAACCACTGGCGCTGGACATGGCGGGACACCAGATAACCCTTACGGCAACCCACCAGCAGGCTCGGAGAACAATGAGGGCGGCTACCAAGATCCACCATTTGTTGCTCCAGAAGGTGGCGCAACTGGTGGCTCACAGTTTCCTCCTCGCTCGCGTGGCTCGATCATGAAGACTGGTGGTACCGGTAGACCCCGCGGCGAATCTCTTTCTCACATGAGCAAGCGAGTCGATTTCAGCTTGGGCATGAAGAGCTACGCTGCTATGGGCGACTTGTCTGGTGATGTCTACGAAGACCGCAACAGTGACCGACCTCGTATGGAGATAATTCAAGCTTCACGTGAGCGCGAACGAGAACGTTCCGAAGCTCGCGCCTCACAGGAACGCGCCGCTTCTGCCCGTGGTGGAAGCACGGAGTCAGCTCGTACCAGTGCTCGCGACAATTTCGTTCCTGGAGGTCTGGCAAGACGATCGACAGATGTGTCATTGAGAGCGAGAAGCAGTCTGCATCGAAATCGCTTCTTCGGACGGTCCTCGCATAGCGCCGAGGGCGCTGCGGCCGATGAAATGGAGCGTGGAATCGCGATGGCGGGGATTCCGGAGGAGGCTGCTAGGAATTCTCCCACTGGTACGAATCAACGACTTGATCCGCGCACGGGAATAATTTCTCCTGCGGCCTGGAGAACCACGACGGACGAGGACAATGCCAACGGGCCTCGTCATGTTTCAGTGGAGACTGCTCCGGAGCTGCCCCATCAAGTGAGCGGCAGTGGCAACTTGGGCGATGTGCCGCAtgtcaatgctgctgctgcgccagaTGGACATAGAAGTCTTGCTGGCAGCAGAGCTCAGACTTTCCGGTAG
- a CDS encoding uncharacterized protein (antiSMASH:Cluster_5), with protein MFPDCPRYSLPPDTLKAVERAPESGQVQTASKQKAAPGLYRGDAQMAAKHPAEHGKEVKKITGSQSGAGMTQIQPISQWPGFARERVDWHGGRDLEHDRPVGWQPDSFADLKFSPPQPNTVPRNKTQMLPDFPGPFVLEQSNIGNSQADTFTDFAPGENVASSRQPHLRKLPSVPAKNAFCTGEDASWSSGNSSNQSEVEFTPESTPEQEDFHAISAPAEPLEVQNQANSAHHNLSYDPDKPVYKFVPFRNVPRIIDEGTSEDYQRWLEVSNRLGWSGSARHDTSTIEGKHRPGSRPVRNDDKTNSSGSGPVRRDAMTFATGDLRKKIEKVARYVARSGPKFEEVVRSKNQGTDIVSFLEPTNTYHTYYKWRVAQCKAGNTYDFESEETAAETDPWTEHINSDGRQHWYNKVSHDFVWEKPLALVARFQPRKEIGQGIEKRELDFLGDCVKFLPFDVRSKAIAVVDKLQNIAYGALSDELPAEKEDDATQKLQKVEAALKLIESKHADTESALLKRIEELDNKQTPQMPEATATKLNTLYDKLGHIVDQGVQQLGSDRKSDKDQETIVSKLQQRIENLENKQASQMSDDTADRLGTFKLEVLETHSVLLKNIQGVDRDMHSRTSELAATQGRICEEVGDVVNERMKEFRDERTLIDDGHKEIVSALLKRIEDLEEKQSSEIPEPITSRLHEFSNKLEHVDGRLTKFESVQEAIDTKNSDTLTELWQRMVEHGKEFQSERESFVKHLETTEAFQKRIENVETKQSSHDLDAVGAQLQDVISSRDAVRAQIAKLEAQQKEQFAEMNKETAKLRLEAMGFHLDTTKALQAAEKVKLQDDKVRLQTDKARLEADTTRFEAEKNGQNAGIKTGPEAPRPPPELAGTVRGRDLRAQPRGNPNRPTYARSAPTIPPLPLTAIDIPEPPSIPPDLLCLNKVPTPATGIKPAAGGGW; from the coding sequence ATGTTTCCTGACTGTCCTCGCTACAGCTTGCCGCCAGACACGCTCAAGGCAGTGGAGAGGGCGCCAGAGAGTGGACAAGTCCagacagcaagcaagcagaagGCAGCCCCCGGCCTGTATCGTGGAGATGCACAGATGGCCGCCAAACACCCCGCCGAACACGGGAAGGAGGTCAAGAAGATAACCGGCTCCCAAAGCGGCGCCGGCATGACACAGATCCAGCCAATCTCACAATGGCCGGGCTTCGCACGCGAACGTGTCGATTGGCACGGTGGCCGTGACCTCGAGCACGACAGACCAGTTGGATGGCAGCCGGATTCCTTTGCAGATCTCAAGTTTTCTCCTCCACAGCCGAACACTGTGCCTCGCAACAAGACTCAAATGCTTCCGGACTTTCCTGGTCCCTTCGTTCTGGAGCAGTCTAACATAGGCAACTCTCAGGCTGACACCTTCACCGACTTCGCTCCTGGAGAGAACGTGGCATCGTCACGTCAACCACATCTACGCAAGCTGCCATCTGTTCCAGCCAAGAATGCTTTCTGCACCGGTGAAGATGCTAGCTGGAGCTCTGGGAACTCCAGCAATCAGTCTGAGGTCGAGTTCACTCCTGAATCCACACCTGAGCAAGAAGACTTCCATGCCATTAGCGCTCCGGCTGAGCCTTTGGAAGTCCAGAATCAGGCCAATTCCGCTCACCACAACTTGAGCTACGATCCGGACAAGCCTGTCTATAAGTTCGTCCCATTTCGCAACGTTCCTCGAATCATCGATGAGGGGACCAGCGAAGACTATCAGCGCTGGCTCGAAGTTTCGAATCGCCTTGGCTGGTCAGGCTCCGCTCGCCATGATACCTCCACCATTGAGGGCAAGCATCGTCCCGGATCCAGACCGGTGCGCAATGATGACAAGACCAatagcagcggcagcggcccAGTGAGGCGTGACGCCATGACTTTTGCGACAGGAGATCtaaggaagaagatcgagaaggtAGCAAGATATGTTGCTCGCTCGGGACCAAAGTTTGAGGAAGTGGTGCGCAGCAAGAATCAAGGCACAGACATTGTTTCCTTCCTCGAACCGACCAACACCTATCATACGTACTACAAGTGGCGCGTCGCGCAGTGCAAGGCTGGCAACACCTACGATTTCGAGAGCGAAGAGACCGCTGCAGAGACTGATCCTTGGACCGAGCACATCAATAGTGACGGACGCCAACACTGGTACAATAAGGTGTCACACGATTTCGTATGGGAAAAACCTTTGGCCCTGGTCGCCCGATTCCAGCCACGAAAGGAAATCGGTCAGGGTATTGAGAAGCGAGAGCTCGACTTCTTGGGCGACTGCGTCAAGTTCCTCCCATTTGACGTTCGCTCCAAAGCCATTGCCGTGGTGGACAAGTTGCAGAACATCGCCTATGGCGCTTTGTCTGATGAGCTCCCGGCCGAAAAGGAAGATGATGCTACCCAGAAATTGCAGAAGGTTGAGGCCGCTTTGAAGTTGATTGAGAGCAAGCACGCGGACACTGAATCAGCACTTCTCAAGCGCATTGAAGAGCTGGATAACAAGCAGACCCCTCAAATGCCGGAGGCTACCGCTACTAAGCTTAACACGCTCTACGATAAGCTTGGCCACATTGTTGATCAGGGAGTGCAGCAATTGGGATCCGATCGGAAGTCCGACAAAGATCAGGAGACTATCGTTTCCAAGCTGCAGCAACGCATTGAGAATCTAGAGAACAAGCAGGCTTCTCAAATGTCCGACGATACCGCCGACCGCCTGGGGACATTCAAGCTTGAGGTCCTGGAAACTCATTCAGTGCTTCTCAAGAATATCCAAGGTGTTGATCGTGACATGCACTCGCGAACATCTGAGCTCGCTGCTACTCAAGGCCGCATTTGCGAAGAGGTCGGAGACGTCGTCAATGAGCGAATGAAGGAGTTCCGTGACGAGAGGACGCTAATCGATGATGGGCATAAGGAGATTGTGTCTGCACTCCTTAAGCGCATTGAAGATctggaggagaagcagaGCTCCGAAATTCCTGAGCCGATAACATCTCGTCTGCATGAGTTCTCTAACAAGCTGGAGCATGTCGATGGGCGACTCACCAAGTTCGAATCGGTTCAGGAGGCCATTGATACCAAGAACAGCGACACCTTGACAGAGCTTTGGCAGCGTATGGTGGAGCATGGCAAAGAGTTCCAGTCCGAACGCGAGTCGTTCGTTAAGCACCTGGAGACTACGGAAGCCTTTCAGAAGCGTATCGAGAACGTCGAAACGAAACAAAGCTCTCATGATCTCGATGCTGTTGGTGCTCAATTGCAGGATGTGATTTCGTCCCGGGATGCCGTTCGCGCTCAGATCgcgaagctcgaagctcagcagaaagagcaaTTCGCCGAAATGAACAAGGAAACTGCAAAGCTCCGCCTGGAAGCCATGGGGTTCCATCTGGATACTACAAAGGCTCTTCAAGCAGCTGAGAAGGTCAAGTTGCAGGACGACAAAGTCCGCTTGCAAACTGACAAGGCACGCCTAGAGGCTGACACGACTCGCTTCGAAGCTGAGAAGAATGGGCAAAACGCAGGCATCAAGACAGGTCCAGAGGCACCGAGACCTCCGCCAGAATTAGCGGGTACCGTTCGAGGTCGGGACCTTCGCGCTCAGCCGCGTGGTAATCCCAATCGCCCAACGTACGCTCGCAGCGCGCCTACCATTCCACCCTTGCCGCTCACTGCGATCGACATCCCCGAGCCACCGTCTATACCGCCCGACTTGCTGTGCTTGAACAAGGTGCCAACTCCAGCAACTGGCATCAAGCCGGCCGCTGGTGGTGGGTGGTGA
- a CDS encoding uncharacterized protein (antiSMASH:Cluster_5) — MGMMFTAREMECSKEELESAERDLETLKRRRKEKDELFERGGAALLLGGALGNLRMNGRNGMLKKLNLDVVVYREDAEKRLSPEQGGSWKLIWKEAARTLETTLYALGESRLPLEELDVFSEVPRCAVARDDVSRAVPGHDGGEEEIVEGLGASFENLKAFSISISHRNIVEREEDIGREWKMELIP, encoded by the coding sequence ATGGGCATGATGTTTACTGCTCGCGAGATGGAATGCTCGAAGGAAGAATTGGAGTCTGCGGAGAGGGATTTGGAAActttgaagaggagaaggaaggaaAAGGATGAGCTTTTTGAGCGCGGGGGAGCGGCGTTGTTGCTTGGTGGAGCTTTGGGTAATCTGAGGATGAATGGAAGGAACGGGATGCTGAAGAAGTTGAATTTGGATGTTGTGGTTTATCGAGAGGATGCGGAGAAGAGGTTGTCGCCTGAGCAGGGAGGAAGTTGGAAGTTGATCTGGAAGGAGGCCGCAAGGACGTTGGAAACAACGCTCTATGCGTTGGGAGAGAGTCGGCTGCCGTTGGAGGAGTTGGATGTTTTTAGTGAGGTGCCCAGGTGTGCGGTGGCGAGGGATGATGTTTCGCGGGCGGTACCTGGTCACGATGGCGGGGAGGAAGAGATCGTGGAAGGACTGGGAGCGTCTTTTGAGAATCTCAAGGCATTCTCAATCAGCATCAGTCATCGCAATATTGTTGAGAGGGAAGAAGATATCGGGAGAGAATGGAAGATGGAGCTGATCCCATGA
- a CDS encoding uncharacterized protein (antiSMASH:Cluster_5): MSGPITVRNLTAQPLTIKLVERYDNPGSRRASVDRRASVENARPVDNFRRKSSAGLGALTKNLTNLMSNVTGGGESHPPTRAELPDKAESFAHNDVDIRLEPFSTTKTDIKVAERDANDIVRLTLEGEMGGRWRVEVPTRTTLTEKLTPLTPDPKHDYRALYLQQSAFVAIIEDYNPKAWMKEFHDDTSLAALSIPGTHNSPTYYKALPSVRCQAVSPREQLDNGIRFFDIRVQPQNVDDSKNDELNLVHGVFPISLTGPKKFRDLLNTVREFLKENPSETVIFSLKREGSGEATDQQLSQILRDHYTGSANTEAQNKWYTNPKVPKLGEVRGKIIIMRRFALSERIKSEWQGRGWGLNAENWAYNTPDCTYGDVRVQDFCEVLETENIDKKIGLCCEHFERAAEVVCPVPGVTTDSTNPVPAGPLYVNFLSASNFWKVGCWPDKIAAKLNPAVTSFLVEKHDIGDKGADGAGEKVQGDGGVGIVVCDWVGKDGDWDLIRAIVTMNSKLLKQQRGIGWK, encoded by the coding sequence ATGTCAGGTCCCATCACGGTCCGCAACCTGACCGCCCAGCCGCTCACCATCAAGCTGGTCGAGCGGTATGACAACCCTGGCTCACGTCGTGCTTCCGTCGATCGACGTGCCTCTGTAGAAAATGCCAGACCAGTCGACAATTTCCGACGCAAGTCCAGTGCTGGCCTGGGAGCTCTGACGAAGAACCTCACGAATTTGATGAGCAATGTTACTGGCGGTGGAGAGAGCCATCCGCCTACAAGAGCCGAATTGCCAGATAAGGCCGAAAGCTTCGCCCATAATGATGTGGACATTCGTCTTGAGCCATTCAGCACCACCAAGACCGATATCAAAGTCGCCGAGCGAGATGCCAACGACATCGTCCGTCTGACGCTCGAAGGCGAAATGGGCGGCAGATGGCGCGTAGAAGTCCCAACAAGAACAACTCTCACCGAAAAGCTCACCCCTCTCACACCCGATCCCAAGCACGACTATCGCGCCCTATACCTCCAACAATCCGCCTTCGTCGCCATAATCGAAGACTACAACCCCAAAGCCTGGATGAAAGAATTCCACGACGACACCTCTCTCGCCGCCCTCTCCATCCCCGGAACCCACAACTCCCCAACCTACTACAAAGCTCTCCCGTCCGTCCGCTGCCAAGCCGTCTCCCCGCGCGAACAACTCGACAACGGCATCCGCTTCTTCGACATCCGCGTCCAACCCCAAAACGTCGATGACAGCAAAAACGACGAACTCAACCTCGTCCACGGCGTCTTCCCCATCTCCCTCACCGGCCCTAAAAAGTTCCGCGACCTCCTCAATACCGTCCGCGAGTTCCTCAAAGAAAATCCCTCGGAAACTGTAATCTTCTCTCTCAAACGTGAAGGTTCTGGTGAAGCAACCGATCAACAACTCTCCCAAATTCTCCGAGACCACTACACCGGATCCGCAAACACTGAAGCCCAAAATAAATGGTACACGAACCCGAAAGTTCCCAAGCTTGGCGAAGTTCGCGGAAAAATCATCATAATGCGACGTTTCGCCCTCTCCGAACGCATAAAATCCGAATGGCAAGGCCGTGGCTGGGGCTTGAACGCCGAAAATTGGGCTTACAATACGCCGGACTGCACGTACGGAGACGTCCGCGTGCAAGATTTCTGTGAAGTCTTGGAGACAGAAAATATCGATAAGAAAATCGGTCTCTGTTGCGAGCATTTCgaacgagcagcagaagttGTTTGTCCCGTTCCGGGCGTGACGACAGATTCGACGAATCCTGTTCCAGCGGGACCATTGTATGTGAATTTTCTGAGTGCGAGTAATTTTTGGAAAGTGGGGTGTTGGCCCGATAAGATTGCGGCGAAGTTGAATCCTGCTGTGACGAGTTTCCTGGTGGAGAAGCATGATATTGGGGATAAGGGGGCAGATGGGGCGGGGGAGAAAGTACAAGGTGATGGGGGGGTGGGGATTGTGGTTTGTGATTGGGTGGGGAAGGATGGGGATTGGGATTTGATTAGGGCCATTGTGACGATGAATAGTAAGTTGTTGAAGCAGCAGAGGGGGATTGGGTGGAAGTAG